A genomic stretch from Neodiprion fabricii isolate iyNeoFabr1 chromosome 3, iyNeoFabr1.1, whole genome shotgun sequence includes:
- the LOC124178741 gene encoding sodium-dependent nutrient amino acid transporter 1-like isoform X1 gives METTKKHEDYDNAGYEEDTGAKTENPPPFQFDHPPPGPKAPERIQWGSSWEFLMSCIATSVGLGNIWRFPYTAYQNGGGAFLIPYVIVLFVVGKPFYYLEATLGQFTSQSCVNVWSVSPAMKGVGYGHALAAFWVVTYYCSLMALTIYYLFVSFQSTLPWSYCREEWAGTCVDASGSSNVTLDNTTLSSSSELYFRKIVLKEIDSIEDGIGVPSWELTLCLAVSWVCVFFVQFRGVKSAGKAAYFLALFPYVMMITLLIRALTLEGAANGILFFVTPDWHKLYQPGVWYAAITQCFFSLSVCMGAIIMFSSYNNFRHNLYRAVMIVTTLDTFTSFMAGCTIFGILGNLAHEMGTDDIGTVVRSGTGLAFISYPEALARFPAVPQLFAVLFFIMMFVLGIGSAQSLVGVIASVITDRFTSFKQMYVVGVISIIGFLLGLTYVTPGGQWILTLVDYYGGTFTAIIVGVTEVTTIFWIYGLNNFLNDVEFMLGYRPGLYWRLCWLLITPLLMIIVLVYTFAVYEDVTYNDEYFPSAAYAFGWVIFSFGIIQLIFWICLALIKNRSSSIKLTFRRAFTPNRHWGPTDPKENQDWKAFCAERRQKSTGGLRNLFLG, from the exons ATGGAGACAACAAAG AAACACGAGGACTATGATAATGCAGGATACGAAGAGGACACAGGCGCGAAAACTGAGAATCCACCACCATTTCAATTCGACCATCCG CCACCCGGCCCGAAAGCACCGGAAAGAATTCAATGGGGATCAAGCTGGGAATTCTTGATGTCATGTATCGCGACCTCCGTGGGTCTGGGAAACATTTGGAGGTTTCCTTACACCGCATACCAGAATGGCGGCGGAGCATTTCTGATCCCTTACGTTATAGTTCTTTTCGTAGTCGGAAAGCCCTTTTATTATCTTGAGGCTACCCTTGGACAGTTCACCAGTCAATCGTGTGTAAATGTCTGGTCCGTATCGCCAGCGATGAAAG gagtTGGATATGGCCACGCGCTTGCAGCATTTTGGGTCGTTACTTATTACTGTTCTTTGATGGCGCTGACAATATACTATCTATTCGTGAGTTTTCAGTCAACACTTCCATGGTCCTATTGCCGAGAGGAATGGGCTGGGACTTGCGTCGATGCAAGCGGATCGAGTAATGTTACTTTGGACAATACAACACTATCGAGCTCTTCTGAATTATACTTCAG GAAGATCGTTCTCAAAGAAATAGACAGTATCGAAGATGGGATAGGAGTTCCTTCGTGGGAGTTAACTCTCTGCCTTGCAGTCAGTTGGGTGTGTGTTTTCTTTGTTCAATTCCGGGGTGTTAAGAGTGCTGGCAAGGCAGCATATTTTCTAGCCCTCTTTCCGTACGTGATGATGATCACACTACTGATCAGAGCACTGACATTGGAAGGCGCCGCGAATGGCATACTCTTCTTTGTCACACCGGATTGGCATAAGCTTTATCAACCAGGGGTGTGGTATGCTGCCATAACACAGTGTTTCTTCTCCCTCAGCGTGTGCATGGGTGCGATCATTATGTTTTCATCGTACAACAACTTCCGTCACAATCTCTACAG GGCTGTAATGATCGTTACCACATTGGACACGTTCACGAGCTTCATGGCTGGTTGCACGATATTCGGGATACTCGGAAATTTAGCACATGAGATGGGAACAGACGATATCGGCACCGTTGTTCGCAGTGGCACCGGACTGGCTTTCATATCGTATCCTGAGGCATTAGCGCGATTTCCGGCAGTTCCTCAACTCTTTGCTGTTCTGTTCTTCATAATGATGTTCGTGTTGGGAATTGGCAGCGCGCAATCCCTCGTCGGCGTAATTGCCAGTGTGATTACGGATCGCTTCACATCGTTCAAACAGATGTACGTTGTCGGTGTCATCAGTATCATCGGCTTTCTCCTGGGTCTCACATACGTCACTCCG GGTGGGCAATGGATCTTGACTCTGGTTGACTATTACGGCGGAACTTTTACAGCGATCATTGTTGGAGTGACCGAAGTTACAACTATATTTTGGATTTACGGACTCAACAACTTTCTCAACGACGTTGAATTCATGTTAGGATACCGACCGGGTCTTTACTGGCGTTTGTGCTGGCTGTTGATTACACCCCTACTTATGATCATTGTTCTCGTCTACACGTTTGCCGTTTACGAGGATGTTACATACAATGACGAATACTTTCCGAGTGCTGCTTACG CTTTCGGCTGGGTTATCTTCAGTTTCGGAATCATTCAACTGATATTCTGGATCTGCCTAGCTCTGATTAAGAACAGGTCATCATCAATTAAATTG actTTCCGGAGGGCGTTTACTCCAAATAGGCATTGGGGACCCACGGATCCGAAGGAAAATCAAGACTGGAAAGCATTTTGTGCAGAACGGCGGCAAAAGTCAACCGGTGGACTCCGTAACCTCTTCTTAggataa
- the LOC124178741 gene encoding sodium-dependent nutrient amino acid transporter 1-like isoform X2, whose protein sequence is MSCIATSVGLGNIWRFPYTAYQNGGGAFLIPYVIVLFVVGKPFYYLEATLGQFTSQSCVNVWSVSPAMKGVGYGHALAAFWVVTYYCSLMALTIYYLFVSFQSTLPWSYCREEWAGTCVDASGSSNVTLDNTTLSSSSELYFRKIVLKEIDSIEDGIGVPSWELTLCLAVSWVCVFFVQFRGVKSAGKAAYFLALFPYVMMITLLIRALTLEGAANGILFFVTPDWHKLYQPGVWYAAITQCFFSLSVCMGAIIMFSSYNNFRHNLYRAVMIVTTLDTFTSFMAGCTIFGILGNLAHEMGTDDIGTVVRSGTGLAFISYPEALARFPAVPQLFAVLFFIMMFVLGIGSAQSLVGVIASVITDRFTSFKQMYVVGVISIIGFLLGLTYVTPGGQWILTLVDYYGGTFTAIIVGVTEVTTIFWIYGLNNFLNDVEFMLGYRPGLYWRLCWLLITPLLMIIVLVYTFAVYEDVTYNDEYFPSAAYAFGWVIFSFGIIQLIFWICLALIKNRSSSIKLTFRRAFTPNRHWGPTDPKENQDWKAFCAERRQKSTGGLRNLFLG, encoded by the exons ATGTCATGTATCGCGACCTCCGTGGGTCTGGGAAACATTTGGAGGTTTCCTTACACCGCATACCAGAATGGCGGCGGAGCATTTCTGATCCCTTACGTTATAGTTCTTTTCGTAGTCGGAAAGCCCTTTTATTATCTTGAGGCTACCCTTGGACAGTTCACCAGTCAATCGTGTGTAAATGTCTGGTCCGTATCGCCAGCGATGAAAG gagtTGGATATGGCCACGCGCTTGCAGCATTTTGGGTCGTTACTTATTACTGTTCTTTGATGGCGCTGACAATATACTATCTATTCGTGAGTTTTCAGTCAACACTTCCATGGTCCTATTGCCGAGAGGAATGGGCTGGGACTTGCGTCGATGCAAGCGGATCGAGTAATGTTACTTTGGACAATACAACACTATCGAGCTCTTCTGAATTATACTTCAG GAAGATCGTTCTCAAAGAAATAGACAGTATCGAAGATGGGATAGGAGTTCCTTCGTGGGAGTTAACTCTCTGCCTTGCAGTCAGTTGGGTGTGTGTTTTCTTTGTTCAATTCCGGGGTGTTAAGAGTGCTGGCAAGGCAGCATATTTTCTAGCCCTCTTTCCGTACGTGATGATGATCACACTACTGATCAGAGCACTGACATTGGAAGGCGCCGCGAATGGCATACTCTTCTTTGTCACACCGGATTGGCATAAGCTTTATCAACCAGGGGTGTGGTATGCTGCCATAACACAGTGTTTCTTCTCCCTCAGCGTGTGCATGGGTGCGATCATTATGTTTTCATCGTACAACAACTTCCGTCACAATCTCTACAG GGCTGTAATGATCGTTACCACATTGGACACGTTCACGAGCTTCATGGCTGGTTGCACGATATTCGGGATACTCGGAAATTTAGCACATGAGATGGGAACAGACGATATCGGCACCGTTGTTCGCAGTGGCACCGGACTGGCTTTCATATCGTATCCTGAGGCATTAGCGCGATTTCCGGCAGTTCCTCAACTCTTTGCTGTTCTGTTCTTCATAATGATGTTCGTGTTGGGAATTGGCAGCGCGCAATCCCTCGTCGGCGTAATTGCCAGTGTGATTACGGATCGCTTCACATCGTTCAAACAGATGTACGTTGTCGGTGTCATCAGTATCATCGGCTTTCTCCTGGGTCTCACATACGTCACTCCG GGTGGGCAATGGATCTTGACTCTGGTTGACTATTACGGCGGAACTTTTACAGCGATCATTGTTGGAGTGACCGAAGTTACAACTATATTTTGGATTTACGGACTCAACAACTTTCTCAACGACGTTGAATTCATGTTAGGATACCGACCGGGTCTTTACTGGCGTTTGTGCTGGCTGTTGATTACACCCCTACTTATGATCATTGTTCTCGTCTACACGTTTGCCGTTTACGAGGATGTTACATACAATGACGAATACTTTCCGAGTGCTGCTTACG CTTTCGGCTGGGTTATCTTCAGTTTCGGAATCATTCAACTGATATTCTGGATCTGCCTAGCTCTGATTAAGAACAGGTCATCATCAATTAAATTG actTTCCGGAGGGCGTTTACTCCAAATAGGCATTGGGGACCCACGGATCCGAAGGAAAATCAAGACTGGAAAGCATTTTGTGCAGAACGGCGGCAAAAGTCAACCGGTGGACTCCGTAACCTCTTCTTAggataa
- the LOC124177148 gene encoding C-type lectin 37Db-like — MARICMTVIVFVAAFMGVLEAIAGRLDDDCPNCVDEHNASAAASKWTMPLLKLGEKRYYLGIFFKANWYRASQYCRYHGMHLSSISSQEENDRLEKHIKDYGLGHEHFWTSGTDQAEEGVFFWMANGRPVTFENWNIGEPNNFRYENGEEEHCLELWNRDGKGLKWNDSPCSFETFFVCEVQ, encoded by the exons ATGGCACGGATATGTATGACGGTGATTGTTTTCGTTGCTGCTTTCATGGGCGTACTTGAAGCAATAGCCGGACGACTCGACG aTGATTGCCCGAATTGCGTTGACGAGCACAACGCAAGCGCGGCAGCATCCAAATGGACCATGCCTCTTCTGAAGCTTGGAGAAAAGAGGTACTACTTGGGTATTTTCTTCAAg gCAAATTGGTACAGGGCGTCGCAATACTGTCGATATCACGGAATGCACCTCTCGAGCATCTCGTCGCAGGAAGAAAATGACCGATTGGAAAAACACATAAAGGACTATGGTCTGGGCCACGAACACTTTTGGACTTCCGGCACCGACCAGGCTGAGGAAGGAGTCTTTTTCTGGATGGCGAACGGCCGCCCGGTTACTTTCGAAAACTGGAACATCGGGGAGCCAAATAATTTCCG GTACGAGAACGGAGAGGAAGAACATTGCCTGGAACTTTGGAATAGAGATGGAAAGGGACTTAAGTGGAACGACAGCCCGTGCAGCTTTGAGACGTTCTTCGTCTGTGAAGTACAGTGA